In Nitrospira sp., a genomic segment contains:
- a CDS encoding alkaline phosphatase family protein: MSDIRTCSIAAALFRMVLLLGVILVCSSISSPALAARGAGNSTPSAPDATTEHVVLFVLEGFGQESLKSGAMPVLSSLVKDGSVTWSATAVAPARRLPTMASLVTGMPVAKHGITWNVFEFSRGYPRAPTVFDYLDLSGGRDSAIFYMDESLYQLAKPEPYTDYQMCGPLRAECNPDRLVGYVRDYFKKATSGSGYGHAIPSLPHLLVVHLPAPGRVGEAQGWKSAAYKDALKAVDKAMGTVLDLYRELGLIKRTTVFATSLSAFGETQFSSGEVSADQAAALPVVPWIASGVGIKAGYAIRQPVSIMDTGATVMRALGLTTYTEWESHPVEEIFKTAFTAAPVSPLLQ; encoded by the coding sequence ATGAGTGATATCCGCACGTGTTCCATTGCTGCGGCGCTATTCCGTATGGTCCTGTTGCTGGGTGTGATCCTCGTATGTTCCTCGATTTCTTCCCCGGCGTTGGCCGCACGTGGAGCCGGTAACAGTACGCCCTCTGCGCCTGACGCGACTACTGAACATGTCGTCTTGTTTGTGCTGGAAGGATTTGGTCAGGAGTCGTTGAAAAGCGGGGCGATGCCGGTTCTCTCGTCCCTTGTGAAGGATGGGTCCGTCACCTGGTCGGCCACGGCCGTCGCCCCGGCGCGTCGATTGCCGACAATGGCGTCATTGGTGACGGGAATGCCGGTGGCCAAGCACGGCATCACCTGGAACGTCTTTGAGTTCAGCCGCGGATACCCGCGCGCCCCGACGGTGTTTGATTATCTCGATTTGAGCGGTGGCCGGGACAGCGCCATTTTCTATATGGATGAGTCTCTGTATCAGCTCGCCAAGCCGGAACCCTATACGGACTATCAGATGTGCGGGCCGCTCAGGGCCGAATGCAACCCCGACCGGTTGGTGGGCTATGTGCGCGACTACTTCAAGAAGGCCACGAGCGGATCCGGGTATGGCCATGCCATTCCCTCATTGCCGCATTTGCTGGTCGTCCATCTCCCCGCTCCCGGCCGTGTCGGTGAAGCGCAGGGGTGGAAATCAGCCGCATACAAAGACGCATTGAAGGCCGTGGATAAGGCCATGGGCACGGTGTTGGACTTGTACCGTGAGCTTGGCCTCATCAAACGAACGACGGTCTTTGCGACCTCGCTGAGCGCCTTCGGAGAAACGCAATTCTCGTCCGGTGAGGTGTCTGCCGATCAGGCGGCTGCTCTTCCGGTGGTGCCCTGGATCGCGTCCGGGGTCGGGATCAAGGCGGGTTATGCGATTCGTCAGCCCGTGTCGATCATGGACACCGGCGCAACTGTCATGCGCGCGCTCGGACTGACCACCTACACTGAATGGGAGAGCCACCCCGTCGAAGAGATTTTTAAGACGGCGTTCACGGCGGCTCCTGTCAGCCCACTCCTGCAATAG